The Thermotoga neapolitana DSM 4359 sequence GTGAAACTGCCCCGCCGACCGGCGGGGTTTTTTCGAGGTGAGTGAAAATAGTTCTTTCACTTCTGATCGGATATCTTCTTGGAAGTATTCTGCCCGCTTATTTTCTTGTGAAGGCATTTGTCGGAGTGGACGTGAGGAATGTGGGAACAAAGCACGCTGGAACCACAAACGTCTACAGAATTGCCGGATTGTGGCCGGCTGTTGTGACGGCTTTTTACGATACAACGAAAGGTGTTCTTGCTGTTCAAATTTCAAAGGCGATGGGCCAGTCAGATTTTATAGCACTTCTGTCTGGCTATTTTGCTGTGATCGGACACATCTTTCCCTTCTATCTGCAGTTCAGGGGAGGAAAAGGAGCGGCAACGAGTGTAGGACTTCTTCTTTTCTTTCTCTGGAATACCTGGTTAAGGTTTCCAGTATGGTGGTTTCTTTCGGATCTGTTTGTCCTTTTGTCTCTTGTACTTGTTCTCCTCTGGAGCAGCAAAAAGGGAGACGTCGTCGGTTTGTTTGTTCTTCCTGCACTTGGTTTGCTCCTTTCTCTGAGGAAGGTTGATCACCTCTGGTTTCTCTGGGTCCTTGTGGGTACACTCTGGATGATCAATCTGAGAAACGTTCTTGAGGAAAAGGTCATCAAACTGGGGGAGGCTGGCTGGAGAGTTCTGATCAGACCCTCTGCTTTTTTGCTCCTTTTTCTTGGATTGAAGATGGAAAAGGAAAAATTTTTGCTTCTTGTGGTGATAGTTTTCTCCATTTTTCTTCTGGCAGACATCTCAAGGTTGATCAGCCGCAGAATTCACAGGTTTTTCCACGAGGAACTCGAGAACAGAATCTACAGAAGTGGTGAAAGAAAGAAGATCTCCTCCATGACACTGTTTCTACTTGGAGTACTTCTCAGTTTTCTGCTCTTTGAAAAGGAAATCTCTTTCGCAGCAGGATGTTTTCTCATCTTCGGTGATATGACCGCAAAGGTTGTCGGGGTCTCCTTTGGGAGGAAAAGACTGTTTCACAAAAGTTTCGAAGGAACGATGGCGGCCTTTGCCGTTAACCTCTTTGTTGCTTATGCGATCTTTCTTTCGGGATTGATGGATTTTCTTCCTGTCTTTCTTGGCAGCGTGGTTGCCACAACATGTGAGGTTCTTCCTCTGTCGATAGATGACAACGTATCCGTTCCTGTTTTCTCTTCTCTTGTGATGAACCTGTTTTGACTCATTCCACCTCTGCCAGCACGCTGACAGGCCCTCCATCCAGTCCCTTGAATCTCACCGGAAGTGCTATCACACGCTTTATCTTTCTTTCAACGATGGGTTCCAAGTTCACATCCTCAAAGATGATGATCGGTCTTTTTCTGCTGAACTTTTTCGAAAGAAGCCATCTGTGTGCAGGGTATCCTTCTTTTGCTCCCGAAACGATGGGATCGGCACTGAGAAAATCGAGCATGATCGCCCTGAGCGAGGGAACTTCTTCTCTCAAAAATCTTGCAAGTTCAGGAGAGATTCCAGGAAACAGGAATCTGTAAGTGGCAGGATCTTCTATTCTGAACCTAGAAAAGCCTGATCTGAACATGAGAAGATCTGCCCCGGTCAGGTCTACTCCCTTCAGATCTTCCAGCGTGAAAAGTTCCATGGGAGCTTTTTCTCTGTTCACGATCACAGGATGATCGAATATGAAGTACTCAAGTGGTATCTCATCCAGAGTCCAGCCGTCTTTGCAAAAATGATACGGAGCATCCACGTGGGTTCCCGTGTGTGAAAAATGATGAATCATCGTGGTGTTGGCGATATCTCCCTGCTCGATTCTGTCCACCACTTCAAAGCGAGTCGGAGGGTTATCTGGATAGGTCATCATTTTCTCTTCAATGGGGTAAGATAGTTCTATGAACATGTCCATCACTTCCCTTTCAGGAGGTTCAGATCATGGAGTTTCTCGTATACAGTTTACCAGAAGAGATCGCCAGGGAAGAAGCCCTGGGGAACTTTTCCACTGCTTTGAAACTGATCGATGAATTCCTGAAAAAAGACCTCCCAGAACTTCAGCGAAAAAGACTCATCTACGAAAAAGAAAGAATAGAAAGACTCATCGAAGATTATCCTTTCAGCGAAAAAGAGGCCCTCGAGAAACTCAAAGAGATGTTTGAAGATTTCTCCGAAGAAGAGTTTCACCGTCTTCTAAAGGAAGGAATTCTTGACTACATTGTTGTGAATGGAGAAAGAAGATTTGAAAGGCGCTTCTTTCACAACCTTGCCTTCGCAAAACCAGAGTACAGAGAAAGACTCAGAAAAAAAGATGAAAAAGTCGAAAAGGCACGAAAAATCCTCCATGACCGTCTTGAACGTCTCACAAAGGGTGAAAAACCAAAGGAATATCTCGTGAGGGCAAGGGTTACTCTGAGGCTGAAGAAAACTTCTTCCAGAAACCGTGTCTGGCTTCCGTTCCCGAAAGAGGGTTTTCAGATCGAAAACGTGAAACTTCTGAAAACAAGCCACAAGAACTTCTACCTGGCACCGAACGATGTTCCACAGAGAACGATATACTTCGAAGGAAAAGACTCCGTTTATTTCGTGGAGTTCGAGTACACCGTGAGGGAGTGGATAAACCGTGTTGATCCCGAAGTGGTCGAAGAACCTGGACATTTCGAAGAATTTCTGAGGAAAGAGCCACCTCACATCGTCTTCACACCGAAACTCAGATGGCTCACCAGAGAAGTTGTGGGAGACGAGGAAAATCCGTACCTCAGGGCAAAGAGAATCTACGACTGGATCACGTTCAACGTGAGGTACTCTTATGTGAAACCGTACGCTCTCTACGAGAACATCACGGATTTTGTGGTGAACAACCTGAAGGGTGATTGTGGTTTCCAGGCTTTGCTGTTCATAACGATGTGCAGGATCGCTGGGATTCCGGCAAGGTGGCAGTCTGGATGGTACATAAACCCCATCTTTGCTTCCCCACACGACTGGGCACTTTTCTACATCGAACCTTACGGGTGGCTTCCAGCGGATCTTTCCTTTGGAGGTGCAAGGAAGGAAAGGGAAGATTTCAGAAGTTTCTACTTTGGAAACCTGGATGGTTTCAGAATGGTGGCAAACGACGATTTCATGAAGAGTTTTGACCCAGAGCCACGCTACATCAGGCAGGATCCCACTGACAATCAGGTGGGAGAAGCAGAGGGAGAAGATGGAAGGCTTCCATTCGAAAGCACTCTGGAAGTTTTGAGTTTTGAGGAGGTGTGAGCATGTCGAAAATAGTGGACGTGAAGTTCACCCTCAGAAGGCACGAGTACGAAAAGCCCTTCCATATAACAGGGAGCATCTCCTCTGAGAGCAGAAACGTGGAGGTCGAGATCACACTCGAGAGCGGGATCAGGGGTTATGGAGAGGCCTCTCCTTCGTTCAGGGTGAACGGAGAGAGGGTGGAGGCTCTTCTGGCAGTAGAAAACGTGGTGAAGGACATGATCACCGGCTTTGACGTTCGAAACTACGCGAAGATCTTTGAGATCACGGATAAACTATTTGCTTTCCCGAGTTTGAAAGCGGCCGTTCAGTTTGCGGTGCTCGACGCTCTGGCGCAGGAACTCGACGTTCAGGTGTGTCATCTTCTTGGAGGTGCAAAGAGCAGGATAGAAACGGACAAAACGGTGGGAATAGATTCCATAGAGAAGCGAGTGGAGGAGGCAAGAAAGATCTTCGAAGAAGGCTTCAGGGTGATAAAGATCAAAGTGGGAGAAAACCTGAAGGAAGACATCGAAGCGATGATGGAGATAGCAAAGGTCACAAAAGGTGCAAAGTACATCGTAGATGCGAACATGGGCTACTCCCCGAAGGAAGCGGTGGAGTTTGTAAAGAAGATCTACCAAGCAGGAATAGACATCTCCGTTTATGAACAACCTGTGAGAAGAGAGGATATAGACGGTCTGAAGTTTGTGAGGTTTCACTCTCCGTTTCCTGTAGCGGCGGACGAATCTGCAAGAACAAAGTTTGACGTGATGAGACTGGTGAAAGAAGAGGCGGTGGACTATGTGAACATCAAACTCATGAAGTCCGGCATCTCCGATGCCCTGGCCATAGTGAAGATTGCAGAAGCATCGGGACTGAAACTCATGATAGGATGTATGGGAGAGTCCAGTCTTGGAATCAACCAGAGCGTGCACTTTGCCCTTGGAACGGGTGCGTTCGAATACCACGATCTGGACAGTCATCTTATGTTGAAGGAAGAAAAATTCAGAGGAAAGTTCATCCAGGAAGGTCCAGAAATGAGGGTGAGAGAAGAATGACGGTTCATCAGTTTGTGAAGAAACTCATAAAACTTGTGGAACTCGAAAGAAACGCCGAGATCTCCGCCATGCTCGATGAAATAAAGCGGCTCTCCGGAGAAGAAAGAGAAAAGAAGGGCCGTGCCATTCTCGGTCTTACGGGAAAGTTCGTGGGAGAGGAACTCGGCTACTTCTTTGTGAGGTTTGGAAGAAGAAAAGAGATAGACACGGAAATCGGAGTGGGAGATCTTGTTCTCATAAGCAAGGGAACCCCCCTGAAAAGCGATTACACGGGAACGGTGGTAGAGAAGGGAACAAGATTCATCACCGTTGCAGTCGACAGACTGCCTCCCTGGAAACTCAAAAACGTCAGAATAGACCTGTTTGCAAGCGATATCACCTTCAGAAGACAGATAGAGAACCTGATGGGACTTTCACCGGAGGGTAAGAGGTGTCTGGAGTTTCTCCTCGGAAAGAGAGAGCCAGAAGAGTCGGTCGAAGAGGAGTTCGTTCCCTTCGACGAAGGTCTCAACGAAAGTCAGAGAGAGGCTGTGTCTCTTGCCCTTGGAAGTTCTGACTTTTTCCTCATCCACGGTCCCTTCGGGACGGGAAAGACAAGAACCCTTGTGGAGTACATCAGACAGGAGACAGCGCGTGGAAGAAAACTTCTTGTCACAGCAGAGAGCAACCTCGCGGTGGACAACCTGGTGGAGAGGTTGTGGGGAAGTGTGTCCCTTGTGAGAATCGGCCATCCCTCGAGGGTGTCACCACACCTGAAAGAATCCACCCTCGCACACCAGATAGAAACTCACGATGAATATACGAAGGTGAAGGAGATGAAGGAAAATCTTTCAAAACTGATCGAGAAAAGGGACAGATTCACAAAACCGTCTCCCCAGTGGAGAAGAGGTCTGAGTGATGAAAAGATCCTGGAATACGCCGAAAAAAACTGGAGCGCCAGGGGAGTTCCAAAGGAAAGGATAAAAGAGATGGCTGAGTGGATAAAGCTGAACAATCAGATTCAGGAAATGCGAGAGTTGATCGAAGAAAAGGAAGAGGCGATAGCGAGAAGCATCGTGAGGAAGGCACAGGTGGTGCTCTCCACCAACTCGTCCGCCGCCCTCGATATAGTCTCTGGTATTCTCTTCGACGTCGTGGTGGTGGACGAGGCATCTCAGGCAACGATTCCCAGCATTCTGATTCCCATCTCCAGAGGAAAAAAGTTCGTTCTTGCAGGAGATCACAAACAACTTCCTCCAACGATACTTTCAGAGGAAGCAAGGGATCTGTCCAGAACACTCTTTGAAGAACTCATAAGGCTCTATCCTGAAAAGTCCGTTCTTCTCGACACCCAGTACCGGATGAATGAAATTTTGATGGAATTTCCAAGCAGGGAATTCTACGATGGAAAACTCAAAGCAGACGACAGCGTAAAAAACATCACCCTCCTCGATCTTGGTGTGGAGTCACCGAACTTCGACAAACTCTGGGATGTAATTCTCTCACCAAAGAACGTGCTTGTGTTTGTGGACACCAGAAACAGACCTGACAGGTTTGAAAGGCAAAGGAAAGACTCTCCGTCGAGGGAAAATCCTCTGGAAGCCAGGCTGGTGAAAGAAATCGTGGAAAAACTCATCTCCATGGGGGTCAAAGAAGAATGGATCGGGGTCATTACGCCCTACGATGACCAGGTGGATCTGGTAAGAACGCTTCTGGAAGAAAAGGTGGAAGTGCACAGTGTGGATGGGTTTCAGGGAAGGGAAAAAGAGGTGATCATCATATCCTTTGTGAGGTCCAACAAAAACGGTGAGATAGGTTTTCTCGAAGATCTCAGACGACTCAACGTCTCCCTCACAAGGGCCAAAAGAAAGTTGATAGCAATAGGAGATTCCAGCACGCTTTCTGTTCATCCAACATACAGAAGATTTGTAGAGTTTGCAAGGAAGAAGGGAACTTACGTAATACTCTGAAAATTGATCCAGGAAGAGACTTACCGGGCTTTGCGCCCGGTTTTTTGTTTTGTTGTTTTGCCAGAAAGTGTACCTACAAACTCGAGGAACGGAAACTGATAGGAGAGGAGGTGCGATCCATGAACATCAGAACGATTGGGATGATACTGTTTGGATTGGCAACAATATTACAGACCATTTCCGAATTGGTTGAGGAACTTAAGAAAGAATGATGGAGTTAAACTTCCGATGCTTTTTTGCTGATCGTTTCCGACGTCAGAAAGTGTACCTAAAAACACAGAGATGGAAAATCGAACAGAAAGGAGGTGAACATATGAATATCGAAATCATTGCAAAAGTATTGATAGGAACAGGTATGGTATTAGATGCCATTTCAAGAGAAGTCAAAGAAAGGGAGAAAGAAAAAGACAAGGACAAGGACAAAACAAGGTAAGATCACAACCTGATGAACCCTTCCTGGCAGTGGGGTTTCTCCACTGCCTTTTTTCAACGCAATTAAACACTTCGGGAGGTGAACATATGGAAGGAAGAGAATATCTGAACAGGTTTCTCAAAGGAAAAAGCGAGGAGGAAATCATCGAAAAATCGAGAAAATACGTAGAGAACGAAGAAGAAATTCTTGAAGGTGCATTTAGAAACATAGCAGAAGTTTTTGAAGAGTTCAAAACATTTCTTTCGATGCTGAAGGACTTTTTCACAGGAGAATATAAAGATGTCCCCGGGGGAACTATTGCTGCAGCGTCTCTCGCTATTTTCTACTACGTCTTTCCTTTCGACATAATACCGGACATCATACCTGTTGCTGGTTGGATTGATGACATTACAGTTATAAAGTTCCTCTGGAATCTCGTTAGGGAAGATTTGCAGAAATACATGGCCTGGAAGGGGAAACAGAGGAAGAGGAAACAGAAAGTGTTTGCTTGATGAAGATCAACTTCCGAAGATCCGGGGTGAGAGTACATGCCAGTTCTCCAAAAAAGAAGAATCAGAAGCGAACTCAAGCAGTTTGTGGGAAAAACTGTCGAAGTTGTTGGTAACGTAAAAAGATTCGGTTCTACAAGACACCCCTCTTGCAAGTATCCGATAGTTTTATTGACCAGCGTTACCGTCAGATATAAAAATAAATCCGTGAAAATCGATCATCTGTGGATGGTGATAAAAAGATTGCCACACACTCTTGATATTGCGACCGGAGACATCCTGGGTTTTAAAGCAGATATTGTCAGGTACAAAGTTTTGCCAGATTTCAAAAGCAAAAACGCCATATTACGCCCCAGATATAACTACGGAGTTACCAATCCGAGAAATTTTAGAATCATCAATCACTCGATGAATCTCGAAAAAAGTATGACTCTATACGATGCACTTTTGAAAGTATTGTGATTTAGAAAGTGTGCCTAAAAATCTGAAGACGCAAGACATCATCAAGGAGGGTCGGGTAGAAAAAGTACGGAGGGAGGGGCCTTCCCTTTCTTACGTGCAACTTATTACCGTGTTCTTGGTGGACAAAAATGATAAAATTATCACAAAAAGGGGGTGTGGTATGAGAATAAAAATCAATTTTCAAACTACCAAAGCCAGAATTCCTCTGAACTACAATTACTTTCTTTCATCCTTTATCTACAAAAGACTGGCCGCTCAGAACGAAAACTTTGCCAGATTTCTCCACGAAAGTGGGTACGGAAAGAGATTCAAGTTTTTCACGTTCTCTCAGCTCTTTTTTGAGAACTCAAAAGTAGATGGAGACAAGATAGTTATATTTCCGGGAAGGGGGTGGTGGCACATATCTTCTCCTGTCGTTGACTTTGTAAGGTACATGTTTTCTTCCCTATCTGAAGATCCTGTGATAAGGGTTGGGAAGACAGAGTTTTTTGTCCAGTCGATCACCGTCGAGGAATCTCTTCCAGCCCTTTCGGAGTATAACTTCGTTATGATCTCTCCTCTTGTTGTCAGTGTTCCCGAAGAGAAAAATGGAAAACTGGTTCACAGGTACCTTCACCCGTGTGAAGAAGAGTTTTACGAGGCCTTCAAGAAAAACCTGTACAAGAAGTACCGCATCTTCTACGGAAAAGACCCAGAAGGCGATGTGGAAATCATACCAGATTGGAACTACATAAAATCCAGAGAACGCATAACAAAGAGAATCAAGTTGAAGGATGTCTTCGTCAGAGCAGTTGTTTTTCCATTCAGAATGAGGGGTGATAGGAAACTGGTAGAGATCGGTTATGAAACAGGCTTTGGTGAAAAGAACAGCATGGGATTTGGAATGGTGGCTTTGAAAGAGAATAAGCCCTGAGGAGGTGATGGGGTGCATGAGTTTGTCAAACTTGTGACTTTCCTCGGTGTGGGAAATTATAGAGAAAGCCTGGTTAAGATTTCTCCAGATTTCTGTGTTCGACAAAAAGTTTTTCCTTTAGCGATAGTAGATTATTTACATCATCTGGGAAAATCAGTGGAGGTTCTATTTTTTCTGACGGAGGAATCAAGACAGAGTGAAACGTGGCTTGAATGTAGAAATTACCTGGAGAACAAAAATGTGTCTTACAAGTTTTTCAGCATACCAGAAAGGGTTTCCTCAGAGGTTGTGATGAATTCTCTTGTAAGGACACTCGTGGAAAATCTTAAGGAAGATGAGAACATTATACTGGACATTACGCATTCTTTCAGAAGTTTTCCCCTGATGGCAGGTGTGGTGGCACTGTATCTTAAGGAAGCCAAACGTATCGATGTTAGAGTAATCTACGGTAAATTTGACCCGGAAACAAACACAACCGAATGTGAAGACCTAACTCCTTTGACCAGGGCTACAGAGTGGATCTACGCAGTTCGCTTGTTCAGAGAGTATGGATATGCGAAAGAGCTGGCTCATCTGATAAGAAAAAGAAACGAAGAGATCCACAGAAAAAATAGTTCGAAAAAGCCGAGAATATTGAATTCTTTATCCAGTAGTTTGCAGAATATTTCTTTCTCTCTCAGAATAGGATCAATAAAAGCTATTAGAAAGAACCTATCAAATTTCTTTGAATTTTTTGATGGAAAAAGAAATCAGATAAGATCAGAAGTGAAAGAATTTGTTCCAGAAATTGCTGCCCTTTTGGATGTTCTGGAAAAAAGTTACAGGGTTTTTCACATCGAAAGAGGAGGTTTGAAACTGAATGAAGAGGAACTGGAATCTGAAAGAAAATTGTTGAATTTTTATCTTCAAACTGGTGATCTGGGAATGGCACTTCGCCTGGCAAGAGAATATTTGATAAACGCTTATCTGATGATGAGTGGAGAAGAAACGAATTTTCTCGAAAGAGATGTCAGAGAATCTGTTAACCTTTCAAAACTGGGTTACGATATCATTCTTCAGGCAAGAAATCATGTTGCTCGTTTTGGTTTCAACAAAGTTGACCTTCCTTCTTTGAACAAAATAGAGAAAGCCATCAAATCTCTCGTTTCATCACATCCGGAGAGAATCCTGATTTCTTCAGAAAAGTCCTATCAGAGTAGAAAAGCTGCCCTCCTCACGCCTCTTGGTACAACAAAAGGGGCTCTGTATACTGTCCTAAAGCATTTTTCACCTGATTTGCTTCTGATTGTGACATCAAAACAGGGGAAGGAAATCCTTCCTGAAATTCTGGAAAAAGTGAAATATAAGAATGATTACAAAGTGATACTCCTTGAGGACCCGTTTACAGGGGTGAATGAGATAAATCGAGTTATATCCGAAGCCAGAGAATACCTTGCAGACTCCGACGAGATAATAGTCAACCTAACTGGAGGAACCACACTTCTCACTTACCTAGTGGAGTGTATAAAAAATCATCTCAGATATGGAAGAAAGATAAAAACCGTTCTCGCTGTAGACAGAAGAAGCTATGAAGAGCAGATAAAAAATCCCTTTGTGGTAGGAGAAATTCTGGAACTTGAGTGAAGAAAGGGGGTGCTTTATTCTTGAATGACAGGAAAGAGCTCGTCGTAGGTGCTCTCATTCACGATGTAGGAAAAGTTGTGAGAAGAGCAGGTGATAGCAGAGCACATCAACTGGCAGGGTACGATTTCACAAATAAGGTAAAAAAGTTTGCAAAGTTTCAAAAGTACATACACTACCATCATGAAAAGGATCTTAAAGAAAAAAATTTAGAAGATGAAAAGGTCTGGTACGTGTGCTTTGCAGACAACCTGTCCAGCAGCGAGAGAATGACTGATGGGAACGTCTTCGACGAGTATCGAAGGTTAGAGAACCTCCTCTCGAAGATTCCAGAAAAGGAACAAAAAAAGCCCACCTATTTTCCTATCAGATCCGCAGATAAAATAACAGAAGCCGTCACGGAAATGGAAGAAGAAAAGGAGAGTTACGCTTCTCTTTACGAATCGTTCGTTGAGGATGCAGAGAAGATTAGTCTCTCACCGGACGATGTGAACTTTCTTGTGTACAAGTATTTTTCCTTCATCCCACAGGAAACAAGAGTGGAAGGAGACATGGACATTTCTCTTTACGACCATCTGAAAGTCACCGCCATGCTTTCTCTGGCCCTGTACGATTACGCAAAAGAGAATCACCTTGACTTCAAAACTTACGATGAGATGAAAAGATACTTCGAAGATCCTTCCGTAAAACCCTTCCTTCTTGTTGGAGGAGACGTCTCTGGAATCCAGAACTTCATCTCCAGTGTCTCTTCGAAGGGAGCACTCAGATCCTACAGAGGAAGAAGTTTCTTCATAGAGATCCTCCAGGAAGTTGTGGTTGATGAGATTCTCAGCAGAACAGGCTTTTACAGAACAAATGTTCACTACATCGGAGGAGGACACTTCCACCTTGTTTTGTCCAACACGGAAAAGGTGAAAGAAACCATTGAAAAGATCAGAAAAGAACTGAACGCCTGGTTCAGGAAAAGAGGGCTTTCACTCCATCTTGTGACGGAATACACGGAGTTTTCAACAAAAGATGTCAAGGACATGGGAAGCATTTTCGAGAGCATAGCAAAGAAGGTGAACCTGAGAAAACTCAGAATGTACACAGAAGAAGACCTTGAGGAACTCTTCCCGGATGATCTCTCTTCGATCGCGGAAAAGGGAGGTTTCACGTGCAAAGTGTGCGGAAACAGAGTCGAAAAACTCTTTGCCCTCGGTGACAGCGAAGAAGAAATAGCCTGTGATTTCTGCAGGAAGATGTACGAACTTGGAAGAGACCTTCTTAAAAAGGATGAAGAAGGAAATTATACTTACATCTATCTCGTTGAAAAGGACAATGGAAGGTTTGAAATCTTCAACAAACGCTTTGATTTCTCAAGAAAACCAGGTGAAGACTGTGTGGTGTGGGAGAGAACAGAAGACTTGGTATGGGGGATGTAGAAATCTACAGAATCGTTGAGTGAATCCCTTCCTGCTTTTTCAGGTTTTTCCCGCCGGTGAACTTTCTCTCTGTTTCATGAAAATTCTCTCCGTCACGGCAGGTGCTCCAAGATAC is a genomic window containing:
- a CDS encoding glycerol-3-phosphate acyltransferase, translated to MKIVLSLLIGYLLGSILPAYFLVKAFVGVDVRNVGTKHAGTTNVYRIAGLWPAVVTAFYDTTKGVLAVQISKAMGQSDFIALLSGYFAVIGHIFPFYLQFRGGKGAATSVGLLLFFLWNTWLRFPVWWFLSDLFVLLSLVLVLLWSSKKGDVVGLFVLPALGLLLSLRKVDHLWFLWVLVGTLWMINLRNVLEEKVIKLGEAGWRVLIRPSAFLLLFLGLKMEKEKFLLLVVIVFSIFLLADISRLISRRIHRFFHEELENRIYRSGERKKISSMTLFLLGVLLSFLLFEKEISFAAGCFLIFGDMTAKVVGVSFGRKRLFHKSFEGTMAAFAVNLFVAYAIFLSGLMDFLPVFLGSVVATTCEVLPLSIDDNVSVPVFSSLVMNLF
- a CDS encoding cyclase family protein, with product MFIELSYPIEEKMMTYPDNPPTRFEVVDRIEQGDIANTTMIHHFSHTGTHVDAPYHFCKDGWTLDEIPLEYFIFDHPVIVNREKAPMELFTLEDLKGVDLTGADLLMFRSGFSRFRIEDPATYRFLFPGISPELARFLREEVPSLRAIMLDFLSADPIVSGAKEGYPAHRWLLSKKFSRKRPIIIFEDVNLEPIVERKIKRVIALPVRFKGLDGGPVSVLAEVE
- a CDS encoding transglutaminase-like domain-containing protein, with translation MEFLVYSLPEEIAREEALGNFSTALKLIDEFLKKDLPELQRKRLIYEKERIERLIEDYPFSEKEALEKLKEMFEDFSEEEFHRLLKEGILDYIVVNGERRFERRFFHNLAFAKPEYRERLRKKDEKVEKARKILHDRLERLTKGEKPKEYLVRARVTLRLKKTSSRNRVWLPFPKEGFQIENVKLLKTSHKNFYLAPNDVPQRTIYFEGKDSVYFVEFEYTVREWINRVDPEVVEEPGHFEEFLRKEPPHIVFTPKLRWLTREVVGDEENPYLRAKRIYDWITFNVRYSYVKPYALYENITDFVVNNLKGDCGFQALLFITMCRIAGIPARWQSGWYINPIFASPHDWALFYIEPYGWLPADLSFGGARKEREDFRSFYFGNLDGFRMVANDDFMKSFDPEPRYIRQDPTDNQVGEAEGEDGRLPFESTLEVLSFEEV
- a CDS encoding L-Ala-D/L-Glu epimerase, whose translation is MSKIVDVKFTLRRHEYEKPFHITGSISSESRNVEVEITLESGIRGYGEASPSFRVNGERVEALLAVENVVKDMITGFDVRNYAKIFEITDKLFAFPSLKAAVQFAVLDALAQELDVQVCHLLGGAKSRIETDKTVGIDSIEKRVEEARKIFEEGFRVIKIKVGENLKEDIEAMMEIAKVTKGAKYIVDANMGYSPKEAVEFVKKIYQAGIDISVYEQPVRREDIDGLKFVRFHSPFPVAADESARTKFDVMRLVKEEAVDYVNIKLMKSGISDALAIVKIAEASGLKLMIGCMGESSLGINQSVHFALGTGAFEYHDLDSHLMLKEEKFRGKFIQEGPEMRVREE
- a CDS encoding IGHMBP2 family helicase, with the translated sequence MTVHQFVKKLIKLVELERNAEISAMLDEIKRLSGEEREKKGRAILGLTGKFVGEELGYFFVRFGRRKEIDTEIGVGDLVLISKGTPLKSDYTGTVVEKGTRFITVAVDRLPPWKLKNVRIDLFASDITFRRQIENLMGLSPEGKRCLEFLLGKREPEESVEEEFVPFDEGLNESQREAVSLALGSSDFFLIHGPFGTGKTRTLVEYIRQETARGRKLLVTAESNLAVDNLVERLWGSVSLVRIGHPSRVSPHLKESTLAHQIETHDEYTKVKEMKENLSKLIEKRDRFTKPSPQWRRGLSDEKILEYAEKNWSARGVPKERIKEMAEWIKLNNQIQEMRELIEEKEEAIARSIVRKAQVVLSTNSSAALDIVSGILFDVVVVDEASQATIPSILIPISRGKKFVLAGDHKQLPPTILSEEARDLSRTLFEELIRLYPEKSVLLDTQYRMNEILMEFPSREFYDGKLKADDSVKNITLLDLGVESPNFDKLWDVILSPKNVLVFVDTRNRPDRFERQRKDSPSRENPLEARLVKEIVEKLISMGVKEEWIGVITPYDDQVDLVRTLLEEKVEVHSVDGFQGREKEVIIISFVRSNKNGEIGFLEDLRRLNVSLTRAKRKLIAIGDSSTLSVHPTYRRFVEFARKKGTYVIL
- a CDS encoding YkvA family protein, with product MEGREYLNRFLKGKSEEEIIEKSRKYVENEEEILEGAFRNIAEVFEEFKTFLSMLKDFFTGEYKDVPGGTIAAASLAIFYYVFPFDIIPDIIPVAGWIDDITVIKFLWNLVREDLQKYMAWKGKQRKRKQKVFA
- the cas6 gene encoding CRISPR-associated endoribonuclease Cas6, whose protein sequence is MRIKINFQTTKARIPLNYNYFLSSFIYKRLAAQNENFARFLHESGYGKRFKFFTFSQLFFENSKVDGDKIVIFPGRGWWHISSPVVDFVRYMFSSLSEDPVIRVGKTEFFVQSITVEESLPALSEYNFVMISPLVVSVPEEKNGKLVHRYLHPCEEEFYEAFKKNLYKKYRIFYGKDPEGDVEIIPDWNYIKSRERITKRIKLKDVFVRAVVFPFRMRGDRKLVEIGYETGFGEKNSMGFGMVALKENKP
- a CDS encoding CRISPR-associated DxTHG motif protein — its product is MHEFVKLVTFLGVGNYRESLVKISPDFCVRQKVFPLAIVDYLHHLGKSVEVLFFLTEESRQSETWLECRNYLENKNVSYKFFSIPERVSSEVVMNSLVRTLVENLKEDENIILDITHSFRSFPLMAGVVALYLKEAKRIDVRVIYGKFDPETNTTECEDLTPLTRATEWIYAVRLFREYGYAKELAHLIRKRNEEIHRKNSSKKPRILNSLSSSLQNISFSLRIGSIKAIRKNLSNFFEFFDGKRNQIRSEVKEFVPEIAALLDVLEKSYRVFHIERGGLKLNEEELESERKLLNFYLQTGDLGMALRLAREYLINAYLMMSGEETNFLERDVRESVNLSKLGYDIILQARNHVARFGFNKVDLPSLNKIEKAIKSLVSSHPERILISSEKSYQSRKAALLTPLGTTKGALYTVLKHFSPDLLLIVTSKQGKEILPEILEKVKYKNDYKVILLEDPFTGVNEINRVISEAREYLADSDEIIVNLTGGTTLLTYLVECIKNHLRYGRKIKTVLAVDRRSYEEQIKNPFVVGEILELE
- the cas10 gene encoding type III-A CRISPR-associated protein Cas10/Csm1, which produces MNDRKELVVGALIHDVGKVVRRAGDSRAHQLAGYDFTNKVKKFAKFQKYIHYHHEKDLKEKNLEDEKVWYVCFADNLSSSERMTDGNVFDEYRRLENLLSKIPEKEQKKPTYFPIRSADKITEAVTEMEEEKESYASLYESFVEDAEKISLSPDDVNFLVYKYFSFIPQETRVEGDMDISLYDHLKVTAMLSLALYDYAKENHLDFKTYDEMKRYFEDPSVKPFLLVGGDVSGIQNFISSVSSKGALRSYRGRSFFIEILQEVVVDEILSRTGFYRTNVHYIGGGHFHLVLSNTEKVKETIEKIRKELNAWFRKRGLSLHLVTEYTEFSTKDVKDMGSIFESIAKKVNLRKLRMYTEEDLEELFPDDLSSIAEKGGFTCKVCGNRVEKLFALGDSEEEIACDFCRKMYELGRDLLKKDEEGNYTYIYLVEKDNGRFEIFNKRFDFSRKPGEDCVVWERTEDLVWGM